One genomic region from Lates calcarifer isolate ASB-BC8 linkage group LG10, TLL_Latcal_v3, whole genome shotgun sequence encodes:
- the wnt2 gene encoding protein Wnt-2, whose product MNLLPSGICFYLSVAICWLTAEVDATWWYMGTLGSQVMCDNIPGLVNKQRQLCRQNPRVMQAIGAGMKDWISECQHQFRSHRWNCNTTARDHNLFGRLLLRSSREVAFVYAISSAGVVYTLARACSQGELDSCSCDPTKKGSSRDAKGSFDWGGCSDHVEHAMRFSQAFVDAKERKERDARALMNLHNNRAGRKAVKRFMTLECKCHGVSGSCSVRTCWLAMADFRRTGDHLRKRYNGAVQVAVNQYGTGFTAAHTHFKRPSKNDLVYLEDSPDYCIRDHESGSMGTGGRVCNRTSRGVDGCEVMCCGRGYDTSRVSRTTKCECKFHWCCAVHCRDCHQQVDVHTCKGQT is encoded by the exons ATGAACTTATTGCCAAGtggaatatgtttttatttatctgtagcAATCTGCTGGCTGACGGCCGAGGTCGATGCGACCTGGTG GTACATGGGCACCCTGGGCTCCCAGGTGATGTGCGACAACATCCCCGGCCTGGTGAACAAGCAGCGCCAGCTGTGCCGCCAGAACCCCCGGGTGATGCAGGCCATCGGGGCCGGGATGAAGGACTGGATCTCGGAGTGCCAGCACCAGTTCCGCAGCCACCGCTGGAACTGCAACACCACGGCCAGGGACCACAACCTGTTCGGACGCCTGCTGCTGCGCA gCAGCCGCGAGGTGGCCTTCGTTTACGCCATCTCCTCGGCCGGCGTGGTTTACACGTTGGCGCGGGCCTGCAGCCAAGGCGAGCTGGACTCCTGCTCCTGCGATCCCACTAAGAAGGGCTCGTCGCGGGACGCCAAGGGCTCCTTCGACTGGGGCGGCTGCAGCGACCACGTGGAGCACGCCATGCGCTTCAGCCAGGCCTTCGTGGACGccaaggagaggaaggagagggacgCCCGGGCACTCATGAACCTGCACAACAATCGAGCCGGCAGGAAG GCCGTGAAGCGCTTCATGACTCTGGAGTGTAAGTGTCATGGCGTCAGCGGGTCATGCAGCGTTCGGACCTGCTGGCTCGCCATGGCCGACTTCCGACGCACCGGCGACCACCTGCGGAAGCGGTACAACGGCGCGGTGCAGGTCGCCGTCAACCAGTACGGCACGGGCTTCACTgccgcgcacacacacttcaaacgGCCCAGCAAGAACGACCTGGTGTACCTGGAGGACTCACCAGACTACTGCATACGGGACCACGAGTCAG GGTCGATGGGGACAGGGGGGCGGGTTTGTAACCGGACGTCCCGCGGGGTGGACGGCTGCGAGGTGATGTGCTGCGGCCGGGGTTACGACACGTCGCGGGTCAGCCGCACCACCAAGTGCGAGTGCAAGTTCCACTGGTGCTGCGCCGTGCACTGCCGCGACTGCCACCAGCAGGTCGACGTCCACACCTGTAAGGGCCAGACGTGA